The Lycium barbarum isolate Lr01 chromosome 12, ASM1917538v2, whole genome shotgun sequence genome includes a region encoding these proteins:
- the LOC132621063 gene encoding ubiquitin receptor RAD23d-like isoform X1, whose translation MKIFVKTLKGTHFEIEVKPEDNVVDVKKNIESVQGQDVYPAAQQMLIHQGKVLKDTTTLEENKVAENSFVVIMLSKNKVSSTGTSSTPAAPSNTAQPADSTDQARQTITAPQATAASAAPPQSAFESAPAPVPVPAAASPVTDVYDQAASNLVAGSNLEGTVQQILDMGGGSWDRDTVVRALRAAYNNPERAVEYLYSGIPAQPEIPPVARAPAAPATTDPTSGQAVNPSAQEASQATVPPSGPNANPLDLFPQGLTNVGSNAGAGNLDFLRNSPQFQALRAMVQANPQILQPMLQELGKQNPHLIRLIQEHQPDFLRLINEPVEGEGNALGQTAGAIPQAVTVTPEEREAIERLEAMGFDRALVLEVYFACNKNEELAANYLLDHMHEFDE comes from the exons ATGAAGATTTTTGTGAAAACTTTGAAAGGCACTCATTTTGAGATCGAAGTAAAACCCGAAGATAAT GTTGTGGATGTGAAGAAAAACATAGAATCAGTTCAGGGGCAAGATGTCTACCCTGCTGCACAACAGATGCTTATCCATCAGGGTAAAGTTCTCAAGGACACTACAACACTTGAGGAAAACAAAGTTGCTGAAAATAGTTTTGTGGTCATTATGCTTTCCAAG AATAAGGTCTCATCAACTGGAACCTCTTCTACACCGGCAGCTCCTTCAAATACT GCACAACCTGCTGATTCCACTGACCAAGCTAGACAGACGATAACAGCACCTCAAGCTACTGCTGCAAGTGCTGCACC TCCACAATCTGCTTTTGAGTCTGCTCCTGCCCCTGTGCCTGTGCCTGCTGCTGCTAG TCCTGTAACAGATGTGTATGACCAAGCAGCATCAAACCTTGTTGCTGGAAGTAACTTGGAGGGCACAGTTCAACAAATTCTTGATATGGGTGGTGGAAGCTGGGATAGGGATACAGTTGTGCGTGCTTTACGTGCTGCATATAACAATCCAGAGAGAGCTGTTGAATACTTGTATTCT GGTATTCCTGCTCAACCTGAAATCCCACCTGTTGCCCGTGCGCCCGCTGCTCCTGCCACTACTGATCCTACCAGTGGACAAGCTGTAAACCCTTCAGCTCAGGAGGCTTCACAAGCAACAGTTCCTCCCAGTGGACCAAATGCTAATCCTTTAGATCTGTTTCCTCAG GGTCTAACAAATGTGGGCTCAAATGCTGGTGCTGGAAATTTGGATTTTCTTCGCAATAGTCCACAG TTCCAGGCCCTTCGCGCAATGGTGCAAGCCAATCCACAAATCTTGCAG CCTATGCTCCAAGAGTTGGGTAAGCAAAATCCGCATTTGATTCGACTTATTCAAGAGCATCAACCCGACTTCCTCCGCCTCATCAATGAACCTGTTGAAGGGGAGGG GAATGCGTTAGGGCAGACAGCGGGAGCAATACCACAAGCTGTGACTGTTACACCTGAAGAGCGTGAGGCTATTGAACGT CTTGAAGCTATGGGGTTCGATCGAGCTTTAGTATTGGAAGTATATTTCGCGTGCAACAAAAATGAGGAGCTGGCTGCAAACTATCTGTTAGATCACATGCATGAGTTTGATGAATGA
- the LOC132621066 gene encoding uncharacterized protein LOC132621066 produces the protein MGLFGRKFKASKVTTLANLAISRIAILKNQHQVRCSLALSDVAQLLHLGRQGDALHRVEHVIKEQNAVDALAMMENYCHLLIEKRVLIKTQGECPEELAEAISSLIFVASRWGEFPELHELREIFTSRYGNEFAAQCVELRNNCSVQPKMIPKLSKRHSGSEKRKNMLNDIAANCGITLCVEDETSHISQSRPEVNSENDCAKGQEGSQQGIEAASVIILEDSQIVQNA, from the exons ATGGGACTCTTTGGAAGAAAATTCAAGGCATCAAAAGTTACAACACTGGCTAACCTTGCCATTTCAAGGATTGCCATTCTCAAAAATCAGCACCAGGTTAGGTGCTCACTAGCCCTTTCTGACGTTGCTCAACTGCTCCATCTTGGTCGCCAAGGAGACGCCCTTCATCGA GTTGAACATGTTATCAAGGAACAGAACGCTGTAGATGCACTTGCAATGATGGAAAACTACTGCCATCTCCTAATAGAAAAAAGGGTGCTGATAAAAACTCAAGG GGAATGTCCTGAGGAGCTTGCAGAGGCAATCTCAAGCTTGATTTTTGTGGCTTCAAGATGGGGAGAGTTCCCAGAGCTTCATGAACTTCGGGAGATTTTCACGTCAAGATATGGGAATGAATTTGCGGCTCAATGTgttgaattaagaaataattgtAGCGTGCAGCCAAAG ATGATACCCAAGCTATCAAAACGTCACTCAGGATCAGAGAAAAGAAAGAATATGCTTAATGATATTGCTGCTAATTGTGGTATCACTCTGTGTGTAGAGGATGAGACTTCTCACATATCACAATCGAGGCCAGAGGTTAACAGTGAGAATGACTGTGCTAAAG GTCAAGAGGGATCTCAACAAGGCATAGAAGCAGCTTCGGTTATCATATTGGAGGATAGTCAGATAGTACAAAATGCCTGA
- the LOC132621063 gene encoding ubiquitin receptor RAD23c-like isoform X2, producing the protein MKIFVKTLKGTHFEIEVKPEDNVVDVKKNIESVQGQDVYPAAQQMLIHQGKVLKDTTTLEENKVAENSFVVIMLSKAQPADSTDQARQTITAPQATAASAAPPQSAFESAPAPVPVPAAASPVTDVYDQAASNLVAGSNLEGTVQQILDMGGGSWDRDTVVRALRAAYNNPERAVEYLYSGIPAQPEIPPVARAPAAPATTDPTSGQAVNPSAQEASQATVPPSGPNANPLDLFPQGLTNVGSNAGAGNLDFLRNSPQFQALRAMVQANPQILQPMLQELGKQNPHLIRLIQEHQPDFLRLINEPVEGEGNALGQTAGAIPQAVTVTPEEREAIERLEAMGFDRALVLEVYFACNKNEELAANYLLDHMHEFDE; encoded by the exons ATGAAGATTTTTGTGAAAACTTTGAAAGGCACTCATTTTGAGATCGAAGTAAAACCCGAAGATAAT GTTGTGGATGTGAAGAAAAACATAGAATCAGTTCAGGGGCAAGATGTCTACCCTGCTGCACAACAGATGCTTATCCATCAGGGTAAAGTTCTCAAGGACACTACAACACTTGAGGAAAACAAAGTTGCTGAAAATAGTTTTGTGGTCATTATGCTTTCCAAG GCACAACCTGCTGATTCCACTGACCAAGCTAGACAGACGATAACAGCACCTCAAGCTACTGCTGCAAGTGCTGCACC TCCACAATCTGCTTTTGAGTCTGCTCCTGCCCCTGTGCCTGTGCCTGCTGCTGCTAG TCCTGTAACAGATGTGTATGACCAAGCAGCATCAAACCTTGTTGCTGGAAGTAACTTGGAGGGCACAGTTCAACAAATTCTTGATATGGGTGGTGGAAGCTGGGATAGGGATACAGTTGTGCGTGCTTTACGTGCTGCATATAACAATCCAGAGAGAGCTGTTGAATACTTGTATTCT GGTATTCCTGCTCAACCTGAAATCCCACCTGTTGCCCGTGCGCCCGCTGCTCCTGCCACTACTGATCCTACCAGTGGACAAGCTGTAAACCCTTCAGCTCAGGAGGCTTCACAAGCAACAGTTCCTCCCAGTGGACCAAATGCTAATCCTTTAGATCTGTTTCCTCAG GGTCTAACAAATGTGGGCTCAAATGCTGGTGCTGGAAATTTGGATTTTCTTCGCAATAGTCCACAG TTCCAGGCCCTTCGCGCAATGGTGCAAGCCAATCCACAAATCTTGCAG CCTATGCTCCAAGAGTTGGGTAAGCAAAATCCGCATTTGATTCGACTTATTCAAGAGCATCAACCCGACTTCCTCCGCCTCATCAATGAACCTGTTGAAGGGGAGGG GAATGCGTTAGGGCAGACAGCGGGAGCAATACCACAAGCTGTGACTGTTACACCTGAAGAGCGTGAGGCTATTGAACGT CTTGAAGCTATGGGGTTCGATCGAGCTTTAGTATTGGAAGTATATTTCGCGTGCAACAAAAATGAGGAGCTGGCTGCAAACTATCTGTTAGATCACATGCATGAGTTTGATGAATGA